One window of Triplophysa rosa linkage group LG8, Trosa_1v2, whole genome shotgun sequence genomic DNA carries:
- the gapdh gene encoding glyceraldehyde-3-phosphate dehydrogenase — MVKVGINGFGRIGRLVTRAAFQSKKVEIVAINDPFIDLDYMVYMFKYDSTHGPYKGEVKAEGGKLVIDGHAIMVFSERDPTNIKWGDAGAQYVVESTGVFTTIEKASAHLKGGAKRVIISAPSADAPMFVMGVNHEKYDSSLKVVSNASCTTNCLAPLAKVINDNFVIVEGLMSTVHAITATQKTVDGPSGKLWRDGRGASQNIIPASTGAAKAVGKVIPELNGKLTGMAFRVPTPNVSVVDLTVRLEKPAKYDEIKKVVKAAADGPMKGILGYTEDQVVSTDFNGDCRSSIFDAGAGIALNDHFVKLVTWYDNEFGYSNRVCDLMAHMASKE, encoded by the exons ATGGTTAAAGTTGGCATCAACGG ATTCGGCCGCATTGGGCGTCTGGTGACCCGTGCTGCTTTCCAGTCCAAGAAAGTAGAGATTGTGGCCATCAATGACCCTTTCATTGACCTAGATTACATG GTCTACATGTTCAAGTATGACTCCACCCATGGACCGTACAAGGGTGAAGTTAAGGCTGAAGGTGGCAAGCTGGTCATTGACGGTCATGCCATCATGGTCTTTAGCGA GAGGGACCCAACCAACATCAAATGGGGTGATGCAGGTGCTCAATACGTGGTGGAGTCCACTGGAGTATTCACCACCATTGAGAAGGCTTCT GCTCACCTTAAGGGTGGTGCCAAGAGAGTCATCATCTCTGCCCCCAGCGCTGATGCCCCCATGTTTGTCATGGGTGTCAATCATGAGAAATATGACAGTTCTCTTAAAGTTGTCAG CAATGCCTCATGCACTACCAACTGTCTGGCTCCCTTGGCCAAGGTCATTAATGACAACTTTGTCATCGTCGAAGGTCTTATG AGCACTGTGCATGCTATTACAGCCACCCAGAAGACTGTTGATGGACCCTCAGGGAAACTCTGGAGGGACGGCCGTGGTGCCAGTCAGAACATCATCCCAGCCTCCACTGGAGCTGCTAAAGCTGTGGGCAAAGTCATTCCTGAGCTCAATGG CAAGCTAACTGGTATGGCCTTCCGTGTCCCCACCCCCAATGTGTCTGTGGTGGATCTGACCGTCCGCCTTGAGAAACCA GCCAAGTATGATGAGATCAAGAAGGTGGTTAAGGCTGCAGCTGATGGCCCCATGAAAGGCATTCTGGGATACACCGAGGATCAG GTGGTGTCCACTGACTTCAATGGGGATTGTCGCTCATCCATCTTTGATGCTGGTGCTGGTATTGCCCTCAATGATCACTTTGTCAAACTGGTCACATG GTATGACAATGAGTTCGGTTACAGCAACCGTGTCTGTGACCTGATGGCACACATGGCCTCCAAGGAGTAG
- the opn9 gene encoding LOW QUALITY PROTEIN: opsin 9 (The sequence of the model RefSeq protein was modified relative to this genomic sequence to represent the inferred CDS: inserted 1 base in 1 codon) — MSQCVNSSWTGSVFVPSSVPHAFRSHLTSSADLSIAIVLIITGVVSVVGNGLVLLVYGQRRKKLRAHELMTVNLALCDFGYSLLGAPCIITSSLSHAWIFGEAGCLWYGFQGFVFGIGSLITTSLISLDRCFKICSFQYGQWLEKRHASLSISLVWLYTVFWASLPVFGFGSYGPEPFGISCTINWWRMKSSLNDRVYIFLILTLCFGVPTLTIITSYAAIIIKVYRSGRILASIPSSNVTHSNKDIRLTKIAAVVCSSFLIAWTPYAIISLYSALTAKEEHPGEDGGTALSAGISETGYDHGRQLSDVFGFPFLVNWTSPEHFGDAFGTWRNVTPGQSQSSLGHGPKSALDSVPGGMDKSHYVSSLSPEVTLIPTIFAKSHCMINPFIYQIMNRDFREDIYDLLRWRVKDEERRRXSDGSDSEGHRGSISLSYIYSWKRRSTSTSQAPGERVKKESSRKSKGKRGSSKGNVPDGWASLETVTLDTHSNLEREKGNEAEREK, encoded by the exons ATGTCTCAGTGTGTGAATAGCTCATGGACGGGGTCTGTCTTTGTCCCATCCTCTGTCCCTCATGCTTTCCGCTCTCATCTTACTTCATCTGCTGACCTCAGCATAGCTATCGTCCTCATCATCACAG GTGTGGTGTCAGTGGTTGGGAATGGACTGGTGTTGTTAGTTTATGGTCAGAGGAGAAAAAAGCTCAGAGCCCATGAGCTGATGACAGTCAATCTAGCTTTGTGTGATTTTGGCTACAGCCTGTTAGGAGCGCCGTGTATTATTACCTCAAG TCTGTCTCATGCATGGATTTTTGGAGAAGCAGGATGTCTGTGGTACGGGTTCCAGGGATTTGTTTTTGGGATTGGATCCCTCATTACCACCAGCCTTATTTCCCTCGACCGCTGTTTTAAGATCTGTAGCTTTCAATATG GTCAGTGGCTTGAAAAAAGACACGCCTCTCTATCAATTTCTCTAGTGTGGCTCTATACAGTATTCTGGGCTTCTCTACCTGTCTTTGGCTTTGGTAGTTATGGCCCTGAACCATTTGGAATCAGCTGCACCATAAACTG GTGGAGGATGAAGTCTTCTCTGAATGACAGAGTCTATATTTTTCTGATCCTGACACTCTGCTTTGGAGTTCCCACCCTCACCATCATCACCTCATATGCTGCCATCATCATAAAG GTGTATCGGTCTGGTCGCATATTGGCCTCAATTCCTTCATCCAATGTCACTCACAGCAACAAAGATATTCGGCTGACAAAG ATAGCAGCAGTGGTGTGTTCCTCATTTCTCATCGCCTGGACTCCCTATGCAATTATTTCTCTTTATTCTGCTCTGACTGCCAAAGAGGAGCATCCTGGAGAAGACGGGGGAACAGCCCTCTCAGCTGGAATATCAGAAACGGGGTACGATCACGGTCGACAGCTTTCTGACGTCTTTGGTTTTCCTTTCCTCGTCAACTGGACCTCACCAGAACACTTTGGAGATGCTTTTGGTACCTGGAGGAATGTGACTCCCGGTCAATCTCAGTCTTCATTAGGACATGGACCCAAATCAGCGTTGGATTCTGTACCTGGAGGAATGGATAAGTCACATTATGTTTCCAGCCTGAGTCCTGAGGTCACTCTGATACCTACCATTTTTGCAAAGTCACACTGCATGATAAACCCCTTCATCTACCAGATCATGAACCGAGATTTCAGAGAGGACATTTATGATCTCCTGCGCTGGAGAGTGAAAGATGAAGAGAGGAGGA GCTCAGATGGAAGTGATTCGGAGG GGCATCGTGGGAGCATCAGTCTTTCTTACATTTACAGCTGGAAAAGGAGAAGCACATCTACCAGTCAGGCACCCGGCGAGCGTGTGAAAAAAGAATCTTCACGAAAGAGTAAAGGGAAGAGAGGGTCTTCTAAGGGGAATGTCCCAGATGGGTGGGCATCCCTGGAGACTGTGACCTTAGACACACACTCCAATCTGGAAAGAGAGAAAGGGAATGAGGCAGAAAGAGAGAAGTAA
- the nop2 gene encoding probable 28S rRNA (cytosine(4447)-C(5))-methyltransferase, with protein MGRKLDPTNKVKRGPGRKSRKQKGAETELANFLVEENEPKKLSSRGKKRAIKRAQVKENKKEEKTKKAQKPKKGFSDENSQWLKPAQRKRKIEQSAEDEESDSQWEDDDSEEEGVPFKKQIKGEDDDDDDDMVDDYGADEEDKQDSDGEELLPIEKAARKQKKRQLNQQESIEDDDDDDDEDMSDEEAEEIKQQQEDEDGTTQANFDENDEKFILPSAADRQKEGLLPMDLKAIYQRIKDNVDVLTHFTEKREEGKERSEYLSLLRSDLCTYYSYNQFLISKLMDLFPLSELIDFLEANEIQRPVTIRTNTLKTRRRDLAQALINRGVNLDPIGKWSKVGLVIYDSTVPIGATPEYLSGQYMLQGASSFLPVMALSPQEGELVLDMSSAPGGKTTYMAQLMKNTGTIVANDASADRLKSVVGNIHRLGVTNAIICNYDGRQFPKVMGGFDRVLLDAPCSGTGVISKDPAVKTSKDESDIHRLAHLQKELLLSAIDSVNADSPTGGYLIYCTCSITVEENEWVVDYALKKRNVKLVPTGLDFGNEGFTRFKEKRFHPSLKLSCRFYPHSHNMDGFFVAKFKKFSNLIPTAPKETENEEKSATMETGAPSEKIQKTEKIESKEQAPTSTPLKSTTGMKKKLKQNKAETPIIERKPGGKPDSKKTEGPKKAKIAKLDGEASKKSPKFNKKQKTNGEAKKEVAGEKKVGSPFEKKKNRRNKKNLVNKNRLGKNKFKNLKKMLGQKKSGR; from the exons G aaaatgaaccAAAAAAATTATCAAGCAGAGGAAAAAAACG AGCTATAAAGAGAGCTCAAGTGAAGGAAAACAAAAAAGAGGAAAAGACCAAAAAAGCCCAAAAGCCCAAAAAAG GATTCTCAGATGAGAATAGTCAGTGGCTGAAACCTGCGCAGAGAAAACGAAAGATTGAACAATCTGCTGAAGATGAGGAGAGTGACAGCCAGTGGGAAGATGACGACAGCGAGGAGGAGGGGGTCCCTTTCAAAAAGCAAATAAAGggggaggatgatgatgatgatgatgatatggTTGATGATTATGGTGCAGATGAGGAGGATAAACAAGACAGTGACGGAGAAGAG CTTCTGCCAATTGAGAAAGCGgcaagaaaacagaaaaaacgtCAACTCAATCAACAAGAGAGTATTGAAGATgacgacgatgatgatgatgaggatatGAGTGATGAAGAAGCTGAAGAGATAAAGCAGCAGCAGGAGGACGAAGATGGTACTACGCAGGCAAACTTTGATGAGAATGATGAAAAATTCATACTTCCATCTGCTGCAGATAGACAGAAAGAGG gTCTTTTACCTATGGACCTGAAGGCCATCTATCAGAGGATCAAAGATAATGTGGATGTGTTGACTCACTTCACTGAGAAGCGAGAGGAGGGCAAGGAGAGATCAGAGTATCTCTCGCTCCTGCGGTCTGACCTCTGCACCTATTACAGCTACAATCAGTTCCTTATTAGCAAACTCATGGACCTGTTCCCACTTTCTGAG CTGATTGATTTTCTAGAAGCCAATGAAATACAGAGGCCTGTCACCATCAGAACCAACACGTTAAAGACCAGGCGGAGAGACTTGGCTCAG GCTCTGATTAACAGAGGTGTAAACTTGGATCCGATAGGGAAATGGTCTAAAGTGGGACTGGTCATCTATGACTCCACTGTTCCCATAG GAGCGACTCCAGAATATTTGTCAGGCCAGTACATGCTGCAGGGAGCGTCTTCATTTCTGCCTGTTATGGCGCTGTCTCCCCAGGAGGGGGAGCTAGTGTTAGACATGAGCTCTGCTCCAGGAGGCAAAACCACATATATGG CTCAGTTAATGAAGAACACTGGCACGATCGTGGCTAATGATGCGAGCGCGGACCGATTGAAGAGTGTTGTGGGAAACATTCATCGCCTTGGTGTCACTAATGCTATCATCTGCAACTATGACGGCAGACAGTTTCCTAAG GTGATGGGAGGTTTTGACAGAGTGCTGCTGGATGCTCCTTGCTCAGGTACAGGAGTCATCTCCAAAGATCCAGCTGTGAAGACCAGCAAG GATGAGTCTGATATTCACCGCTTGGCTCACCTGCAGAAGGAGCTCCTCCTGTCAGCCATCGACTCCGTCAACGCTGACTCGCCTACTGGTGGATACCTCATCTACTGCACTTGCTCTATtacg GTGGAGGAGAACGAGTGGGTGGTGGATTATGCACTGAAGAAGAGAAATGTAAAGCTGGTACCCACAGGACTGGACTTTGGCAATGAGGGATTCACCAG ATTCAAAGAGAAACGGTTTCATCCCTCCCTCAAACTATCATGCCGATTCTACCCTCACTCCCACAACATGGATGGATTTTTTGTAGCCAAGTTCAAAAAGTTCTCAAACCTCATCCCCACTGCGCCAAAAGAAACCG aGAATGAAGAAAAATCTGCAACAATGGAGACTGGAGCCCCATCAGAGAAGATTCAGAAAACCGAAAAGATTGAATCTAAAGAGCAGGCGCCAACTTCAACTCCTTTGAAGAGCACCACGGGCATGAAGAAGaaattaaaacagaataaaGCTGAGACACCCATCATTGAGAGAAAGCCAGGGGGAAAGCCTGACAGTAAAAAGACAGAGGGCCCTAAAAAGGCCAaaattgccaagttggatggagAAGCTTCAAAGAAGAGTCCGAAGTTCAACAAAAAGCAGAAGACCAATGGTGAGGCTAAGAAAGAGGTAGCTGGGGAGAAGAAAGTGGGAAGTCCGTTTgagaagaagaaaaacagaagAAACAAAAAGAACTTGGTGAATAAGAACAGATTGGGGAAAAACAAATTTAAGAATTTAAAAAAGATGCTTGGGCAGAAGAAAAGTGGACGGTGA
- the nppcl gene encoding C-type natriuretic peptide-like, with translation MLCSSVFVVLVALLIHPVPGHTRALHTPDKAMQVINQFLEHYNDLLTLDDLENLTSDQSEEPMQTFNSGVKVAEYPKWIDIPVQTENAWIRLLKGALTNQKRAPPDRLRRGWNRGCFGLKLDRIGSMSGLGC, from the exons ATGTTGTGCTCTTCTGTATTTGTGGTACTTGTAGCCCTGCTCATCCACCCAGTGCCTGGTCACACTCGAGCTCTGCACACCCCAGACAAAGCCATGCAG GTCATCAATCAGTTCCTTGAGCACTACAATGACCTTTTGACCCTTGATGATCTTGAGAATCTCACAAGTGACCAGTCAGAAGAGCCCATGCAGACCTTCAATTCTGGGGTAAAAGTTGCAGAATACCCTAAATGGATTGACATACCCGTGCAGACAGAGAATGCCTGGATCCGCCTTTTAAAGGGGGctttgaccaatcagaagcgAGCTCCACCAGATCGGTTACGGAGGGGTTGGAACCGAGGCTGTTTTGGCCTGAAATTGGACCGGATTGGCTCGATGAGTGGTCTCGGGTGCTAA